A stretch of Aedes aegypti strain LVP_AGWG chromosome 2, AaegL5.0 Primary Assembly, whole genome shotgun sequence DNA encodes these proteins:
- the LOC5569908 gene encoding clavesin-1, with product MSAPCLDKIPESYDDHLAEMETQFQQHAKTYLREEPELRRQMLVQLRDWIAKHPHIRKVRTDALFLLKFLRAKKYNFINATKLLERYLATKVLHRDWFGRLDIEDPELGALVDTGYLFPLPERDSKGRTLLFSVASGIDPARFTGRHACRLHMMTAELCAESNEFLCGGFILVYDFSNITLAHLNVVSFNDIRLLSKAANNSLAVRAQEVHFVNTPSAGLTIANFALQLTNEKLRNRIFCHKNWDELYKKVDKDLLPKEYGGKIPQAELIESFKKRCTEMRPLLLAYDEMDMEIANDSEYRNDGTGDELESGAIGTFRKLQVD from the exons ATGTCCGCCCCCTGCCTGGACAAAATCCCAGAATCGTACGATGATCACCTGGCTGAAATGGAGACGCAATTCCAACAGCACGCCAAGACCTACCTCCGAGAGGAACCGGAACTTCGCCGGCAGATGTTGGTCCAGCTTCGGGACTGGATTGCTAAGCATCCTCACATTAGGAAAGTTCGCACCGATGCCCTCTTCCTGCTGAAATTCCTCCGCGCCAAAAAGTACAATTTTATCAATGCTACTAAACTGTTGGAACGATATCTAGCTACCAAAGTGCTGCATCGGGATTGGTTCGGACGTTTGGACATAGAAGATCCGGAGCTTGGTGCCTTGGTGGACACAGGATATTTGTTCCCGCTTCCGGAACGGGACAGCAAAGGGCGGACGTTGCTGTTCAGCGTTGCGTCCGGCATTGATCCGGCTAGGTTCACTGGGAGACATGCATGTCGTCTGCACATGATGACGGCGGAATTGTGCGCGGAATCGAACGAGTTTCTCTGTGGAGGGTTTATCTTGGTGTATGACTTTTCCAACATCACATTGGCTCATCTGAACGTGGTTTCGTTCAACGATATCCGACTGCTTTCGAAAGCTGCTAACAATTCCCTGGCAGTGAGAGCTCAAGAGGTTCACTTTGTCAACACTCCAAGTGCGGGACTGACGATCGCCAATTTTGCGCTGCAATTGACAAATGAGAAGCTTCGGAACAGGATATTT TGCCACAAAAACTGGGACGAGCTGTACAAGAAGGTCGATAAAGATCTCCTCCCGAAGGAGTACGGTGGAAAGATCCCCCAAGCTGAGCTaattgaatctttcaaaaagCGATGCACAGAAATGCGTCCGCTGTTGTTGGCGTACGATGAGATGGACATGGAAATTGCAAACGACTCTGAATATAGGAACGATGGAACCGGCGATGAGTTGGAATCTGGTGCTATTGGTACATTCCGGAAGCTGCAAGTGGATTAA